Within the Thermosynechococcus sichuanensis E542 genome, the region TGGGTTGCCAGTGGGCATCTGGTGGCCAACGCTCTTTCCGGGGCTGGCGATGACCCTCCTTGTTGTGGGCTTGTCGCTGCTTGGCGAGGGCTTAGGGGAACGTCTTGATCCACGGCAGTTGAATTAGCTGATCATGCCTCATCATGTCTTGGTGACCGGTCCGAGTCGCAGCGGTAAAAGCGAATGGGCAGAATGCCTCGCCGCCCAAGGCCAACAACCTGTGATTTATATTGCGACGGCGATCGCCCCCCCAGAGGATAGGGAATGGTTGCAGCGGATTGAACAGCACCGTGCTCGCCGCCCCGCTGAATGGCAATTGCGGGAGTGTCCCCTTGAGCTAGCTGCCCTGCTGCGTGACCTGCCGCCTGATCATTGCGCCTTGGTGGACTCTTTAGGAACATGGGTGGCCAATTGCCTAGACCAATCCCAAGACCAATGGCAAGAAACCGTTACTGAATTGCTAGCGAGTGTGCAAGCCTGTGCCGCTCAACTCATTTTTGTCGCTGAAGAGGTGGGCTGGGGAGTCGTTCCGGCCTATGCCAGTGGTCGCTGTTTTCGCGATCGCCTAGGGGAACTGTGTCAGCAACTGAGTCCGTTGATGGCGGAAGTGTATCTTGTAACAACTGGTTTTGCGCTGCCGCTTCACCAATGGGGTATCTGTCTCAAACGTCTGAGGGAGAACCAGAACCCTTAAGTATTGATGGCAATTCCTCAGGGGTGATCGGGGCAAGGGCAGCCACAATGGCATCAGTGACACGACGTACAGGATAAATCTCTAGGCCCGCGATCGCACAGGCTTGGCTTTCGGGAATAATGGCACGGCGAAATCCCAACTTCAGCGCCTCCCGCAGCCGTAGCTCCAACTGAGACACCGCCCGCACCTGTCCCCCTAAGCCCACTTCGCCAATGATCACGGTTTGGGGGTGCACCCAGCGATCGCGAAAACTCGCCACAACAGCCACCGCCACCCCCAGATCAGCAGCCGGTTCGGTGACATTGAGACCCCCTGAGGAGGCCACATAGGCATCCAGTTTTGAGAGGGGCACCCCTAGGCGCTTTTCCAGTACAGCAAGAATTTGCAAGAAGCGATTGTACTCAATGCCCGTGGCCGTGCGGCGCGGAGAGGGATAACTGGTGGGGCTAACTAAACTTTGCAACTCAACCACAAGAGGACGGGTACCTTCACAGGCAACAATGGTGGCGGTACCGGGGGTTGGCTCGCG harbors:
- the cobU gene encoding bifunctional adenosylcobinamide kinase/adenosylcobinamide-phosphate guanylyltransferase, which codes for MPHHVLVTGPSRSGKSEWAECLAAQGQQPVIYIATAIAPPEDREWLQRIEQHRARRPAEWQLRECPLELAALLRDLPPDHCALVDSLGTWVANCLDQSQDQWQETVTELLASVQACAAQLIFVAEEVGWGVVPAYASGRCFRDRLGELCQQLSPLMAEVYLVTTGFALPLHQWGICLKRLRENQNP